The genomic stretch tggaacagtttaccaaatgaaataaaaatgagtaatacacttgtatcttttaaaacaaaatgttacaaatttttcatcaattgtgcaaattaatatgctttttcattattatttaaatacaattgtatattgtgtataatataactttataatactctatgtacttataaatatgttattattattttgaggactctcaggaagattagttttaactaatgggatcatcctcttgaaataaagattatttatttttatttatttattcaaatatacagTGCTGAATGAAACACAGTATACATGCTTGTGATCCATACAGATATCATCATCTGAAAATCAGACCTTGCCTGGTACTTGTTCCTTATCAATTTTAGAAAACATTGGCGTAGTTTTGATGTGATAAATTTCAATTAGTTTGCTTGAACTGTTCTAATGGTGCTTTAGGGCATTTATACATACAACATTCACATAATCCATAAGTTTTAGAAATATAACACCATGTTCGGTACAAATCTGATGTTTCGTCAGTGATGACCGAGGACAAACTaccatatttgaaaatccaaaacaaTAATGATACAAACTTTGAAAATCGGATGTCAAATCGTATAAAACATGTATTAGACATTTGACAATGCTTGAAATATTATGGGCCTTATTCTATTTCGTATAAAAAGAGATACAAAGGAATGCTCCAACTCCGTCCAATTAAAGCTTTCTTTGAAATTGAATacgaactgacaatgccatggcaaaaagtAAAAACGACCAAAAGACACACTTTAGTCTTTAAAACAAATCATGAAAAATTGAAGACCCACCACAATCTGGGATGATCGCCAGTTTTAAAAGGCAAATAGATCCTGCTCCTTAATTAAGTGGCATCCGTTACGTTGCTTATGAAATTACATTTCCGGTGACAAATCTTATTTGTTAGGTGACATTTGACGTTGCtgaacgtccagttgcaaatatttaaTTCATGTTCAGGAAGGAAGTTCCGGTAAAAGAGGTCGTCCGGGATAAAGGTCTGAAATTTTTTATCTGCCACTGAAAAATGAGGATACATTGcatagggacagacattttgccttgcgACAAGTCACTTACGGACCCCTAAAAGATTTTtagcaagggttcttaacgtgaaAAAAAACAACGTGGCACTCTATTTAAACGGGATACGCAGGTTATATTTTATCATAGATTTCACGTaaatttaaattgagaatggatatggggaaggttaaattcatgtgaatctcatgtCAAATTCAAgtgaatttcacctcaaacgagcttaatTTATGCTCCCGATTCAACGTCCCCATTCTAACCAGATACAGGTCACATTCGGATAGTGGTTTCGACAATtagaacatatccgtcgtcatctgtgcaACAGTTATTCCATAGCAGTCACTGCAACCAACTCGCGATGACTGTTAAATTTTGCAAatggatgacttcaacttcaacaCATGAAACTTTTGGCTGTCTTATTCTTGTAAGCAACGACCCCCTTTGAAAGGAATCATAATAGGGAATGCTAGCtttggaatatcgtatcaactgggagatatagaTTATACTTTATGTGCAAGCCTTGCTGGATTGTTGCTTCATCTCTTATATCGTACAGTTTTGTTCTCAACTGAACCCCACTATCAATTTATAGATGAAAGTCAAGACATGTGACAGAATTACATTTATTTGATGTATCCTTTATATGAAGTTCAAGTGGATAGATGCGTCCAACATAGTCACTGAACTTTGCATTATTCAGATAGAGGACATCTTTTATTTAGCgaaaagtgaaaataataaagatgtcCTCTGATTGTATAATCTTCAGAAATTGcacgaaattatttttttcatttgatgtcTCTGATTGTTTATCTACACTAAGCTTTGAAATTTACATAATAAGTTTTCAAAATCTTAATGTCTGTAATACGCAAACTCCATAAAGAACTATTGCCCTACGTAGCACAGAACTTACTTATGTTCTCATTCGCTTTGCTCGTACGAACATAAAAATTGCCTTAATGATgtgtaaataaaacaacaactaACGTTACCTTGATaacattttttctttgaattatcAAGAACTATACtgctaaaaaaaattgatatatgaaaatattctaaatataaacaGCAACAACTGTCTTTTTTCTTGAATGTCCAATAAGACATATAGTAAACCCTATACAAAACGATCGATAAAATAgaagatttttatgccccatctacgatattagaggggcattatgttttctggtctgtgcctccgttcgtccgtcagtCCCActacaggttaaagtttttggtcaaggtagtttttaatgaagttgaagtcaaatcaacttgaaactgccccatgatatgatctttctaattttaatgccaaattatagttttgaccccaatttcatggtccagtgaacatagaaaatgataatgcgaagttcaggttaaagttttggttaaagtttttggccaaggtagtttttgatgaagttaaagtcacatcaacttgaaacttagtacacatgttccctatgatatgatctttctaattttaattccaactTAAAGTTTTGATctcaatttcacagtccactgaacatggaaaattatagtgcgagttgggcatccgtgtactatggacacattcttattttattgtaatttcCATTTTTCTGTTCCTTTTGTCTCTTCTTACGGCAGGTACAATCTTCTAATATAGCTTTTGTATAAATAAGTAATTAACTTTATCAAGCCATAGGTTTTGTTACCACAAATAACTTGAACTTAACTAAGTAAAGCATTAtagatatatgtacaaaaatttGACTAAAGTTCGGCTTTACCATAAAACACCTTAATACAAACAAGGTCAGCGGTATTGCATACCAGAGGTTCTTCAGTTCTATGTAAGACTTAATCAATGCATACAATGTAGATGCAATTTCTACgctgaattattttgaattatttcgtGGTCGCATGTCGTAAATAGCATTAAGAGCTTTTGAATAGaaacaattgtttttaaagttgtattactttactttacttaatcattatattttaaacacTCAGTAAATAGGTTGACACGTATTATTATGtacatatttaaaatatagaatacttttgtAAAAACAGGACAACTAAATGCAAACACCACTTGGTCCAAGTTAACCTATACAATCAATTTAGGGCGAAGACCACTTTTCGTGACGATGAACCTTGTGGTCCCAGTTTTTCTCATAAGTTTTGCAAATGTGCTTGTTTTTCTTCTACCACTGGACTCTTCTGATCGAGTTGGATATGCTGTTACAATAGTCCTCACCTTCACGGTCTTTATGACTATGGTCTCTGACCTACTTCCGGCTACGGACCCATTATCAAATTTCAACATATTGTTACTACTACAATTAACCTTTAGTACTGTCGTTACGTTGGGTGTTTTGCTCGTCCATTTCATTTACAACAAAAATCCTTCAGACAACGTTCCGCATTGGCTACGATACTTATGCTTACGAAAAACAAATCAGCAAGAGGAACCTATCTGCAAATTAGGTAAAGACAAATCGTATCCATGGACTGGTTGTAACAGCAAAATTTGGAAACACGTGGCAGGAATAATTAACAAATGCATTCTGTTCGTGTCAGTTGTCATCATTACCATCGAGGTCATTGTTTTCTATAGCTTAACTTGCACCTGAGAATAAAATCTTataaacattatgttttatattgacttgattaaccgATAAATCGGAATATCTGCGCCATATTCTGACATTTGTAATTTACATATGCTGTATTCCAATTTCcgtatagttttcttgtttgTGCATGGCACGTTtctaatttgccaaaaaaaaaaaatcttctagaTAAAGATCGTTTGTAAAAGGGTTATTTCCTGTTTTCGATTTTAGTGCATTTGGTTTGGTTCTATAAACAAGTGTAACAAATTCAAAATCCAATCAACATTTTTCGGCGCACTGAAAAGTAACAAAAGACGTTTGGTAGAGTTCAAAAGTTTGTATTGTATTAAATACCAAAACTATTTCTATAGAGCTTTTTTCAGCTTTAAATCATCATTTTCTTTTACTTAGAAGTCCGGTAAATTGGCTTCTGTTGCAAAAAGGAAACGATATAGATAGTTTCCATACTAGAGCCGAAAACACACACTTTTGCAATAAAAAGAATCAAATAAAGATTTTAACGAATAGTTACAAAAATAACAAGGTATATGGTTGTACATGGCACGACTACTCACAGTATATATATTGTGTGTTTTAagtaaaattatgaataaaaaaaaaatattagaatacTCGTGCTGTATATGGATATGGTATCAATATGAGTTTTGAATGTAATGGTATTTATATAGAATATACCTCAAATGTTATAGTATCCATAGAATTTACGTATGACGTTACATCCATCtatcttttatttatatgttgttttaatattattattgtctgTATTTCAGTGGATCACGCCtctattgtgctctttccaataaatattgaattgaattgaatatatattatatatatatatttatatatattagaaaGAGAAACTTTAAGATCTGTTACCAACATTACACCTATCAAAACCGAAAAATTACAGCAAGACTTAAGCTAACGAGGGCGAGCTTATTGATTGCCAAATGTATGTACACACGCACGTGAACATATCTcgggttaaaatatgttttttttaatactcaACTCATTCTCGGTCGGTCATATAACAACATATACATAGAACATACTTCAATTATTTGTTCATTTCTGATTGTCTTGTTTATTAGTCCTTGAATTCTGGATTCCATTCTTTTTTTTGTATGGTATGATCTGTTTACACCTCACTGTTGCTTCAGTGACTTAAGGTTCAAGTATAAATAGTAACTTTTTCACAggttgcacaaggtcatgttttcttTGACTGTTAATgacactaaatccattgaatgGTGGATGTGTACTAATTGATAGTTTAATCtaattttagtgttttttttattagttgtttaaAATAACTGATCgtactttcagatctgtactttccggtttttttttttgctgtaggGATGTATAAATTCCCTGTGAgcttgtgtgtgtgtgtttattgttttttttctgttttttttatcgATCTGGTCAACTAAgacctttcatttgatttttttttatagtttaatcTTGTGTTGTAGTATTACACATCTGTCCAGATTAGAGTGATCATGGTTTGGCACTAGAAAAAAGATGTTAtttctttggtggatagttgtctcattgtcaatcataccatatttctgtatttttatatTGACCCTGTCacggtatgtatgtgcctgtcacaagtcggGAGCCTGTTATTGAGTTGCTGTTGTTTGCtgttgtttttatatgtttttttttcaattaatttggTTCATAAATCATgccgttagctttctcgtttgaattgcttttgATATATGTCCTTTTGGGGTCTTTTAAAGCTGAccatgtggtatgggttttattCAATGCTGAAGGccctacggtgacctattgttgcaaacttctatgttctttcatttttgatggagagttaattgtctcatttgtaatcgATCTAGATCTTTTTATTCAGTATCAATTCTGAAAACATATCCAAGGTACATggcaataaaaataataacactGCTTGAACGGTATTTAACATAATATAAAACGAAACACGTTCTGTCATTAATATTGAATGATGTGCAACAGGTTTTATAACAAAGACGAACGTAGTCAACATTACAGATAAAtcgatatatatacatgtaataataaaaataatttgtttttgaatatcaAATTCGTATGAGTATCAATGTTTTACAAGGTGTGCTGAAGTGTATTTCTGTTCAAAAATACAAATCATTAATCAGTATCTGGATGACAAGTATGTAAATTAAACACCAAGAGAAATTCTGGACGTGGTAGGAGGTTGCATGGTTAGTGTTGTCGGTAGCAGAAAATCCTGATGCAGGAGAAATAGCTATGTCGGCGCACCCATAAAACTGCTCCTGGGGACCACATCCAATACAACATGTGTTATTTTGATCACAGCCATACGAGTTacctataataaaataatacaatgtaTGTCAGATACCCGTAAACTAAATCATTGAAATTAGAAACcaataacaatgtaattttaaaagaTGTTCCGAGGGACCTGGATTGCTGAGTGGTCTAAATGGTTGAACCACTAAATCACTAGACTTGTAAACACTGAGGTTGTAAGTAAAAAGCTTGCACATGGTAAGTGCgcgattccaatcttaattgattaACTTTGTCATTTATCCTACCGAATGTCGATGGTTTCCTCCATCTCCTGCTTCCTCCGCTAATAAAAACTGATTGCCTCAAAATAGCGtataaacatcaatcaatcaatcaatcaatcaatcaatcaatcaatcaatcaatcaatcaatcaatcatttaatcaatcaatcaatcaatcaatcaatcaatcaatcaatcaatcaatcaatcaatcaatcaatcaatcaatcaatcaatcatgaagGTCTAACTTTAATCATCAGTGTGCTAAATTTGTATACTATAATAAGTATCGAATTATAGGCACTGAATGCTTATATTAACGAATGGTGATCCGTATACATGTATTTCCCATCAATGCCAGTTGgctaaaattgatataaaaattttTATAGTATGTATTGTATATACTTCCCATGTGTTTTACGTATGTACTATGAAATAGTCGcaaattaaagttttaccatTATAGTTCTGTAGAATGTATCGTTTATTTGCTTCAGATCAGGAAACAATATGTACCCAACCTTTTTGGATTggaattatgatattttttaaaatgtataatcagACCTAGAAAGAACTGAAATTGAAATGGAAAAATTAATACTCTGCAATACTATGTGCAGCCAATTGCAGAAAATACTtgtgtaaaaaataaagaaaattaaatttacggatttaaaaaaaaaatcaactctaACAAAAGGTGAATATAAACAATCGTAAGAAAAATGCCCTCTCTACCCGAATATCAAATATTCGACCCCAAATGTCTATCATGTTGGTTTGTTATTGTGACAGTTTTAAGTACTAGTATAAAGTACATATAATATTAGTACATATAATATTAACacatcttgaaataaaaaaagaatatgcaGTATTTTAATGGAGATATTGACATGACATTTTTCATTCCAGATATATTATCTTCCCTCGGTCATTATCAGTACTCGAGTCATTGACCTCTGGTTCTTATCATGACGAAGGACGGAGAAAATATCTGCAATGTCACGTGATAATGACTTTATAATATGAGTTTTACCTGTATTCCATATCCATTGTAGCACACATTGTGTACATGATACATCTCGAGGAAGAACAAGTGTGACTGCATATGTCCCAACAGCTCCTGGCTCATCAAATTTAGTTTGCCCGTTAGGTTGATGGAGTATATGTGCATCAAAGCATGACTGAGTGGCTCGTACACTGGGGCTATTAACAGGACAAATACGAAATTCGTGAAAACCTTTATGAGAAGCTGTTATTTGTAGTTTCACTTCCATTGTGTTTCCGGCACTATAATTTCCTGCTATAGTGCCAGTCGCATATTTTCCTCCAGCCTCGTTCTCGCGTGTACCGTCCCATGGATCTCCACATAGTCCACACTTTC from Mytilus edulis chromosome 7, xbMytEdul2.2, whole genome shotgun sequence encodes the following:
- the LOC139481018 gene encoding uncharacterized protein, which gives rise to MMITILTLASLFTSTYGHGRLILPPGRSTMWRLGYNTPKNYNDNQVSCGGFYKQWTLNKGKCGLCGDPWDGTRENEAGGKYATGTIAGNYSAGNTMEVKLQITASHKGFHEFRICPVNSPSVRATQSCFDAHILHQPNGQTKFDEPGAVGTYAVTLVLPRDVSCTQCVLQWIWNTGNSYGCDQNNTCCIGCGPQEQFYGCADIAISPASGFSATDNTNHATSYHVQNFSWCLIYILVIQILINDLYF